GGGTGGTTATCCTGACGATTCGTCGCCCGCCGGCCAACGCATTGGACAACGCCACGGTGATGGCGCTCCGGCGGGCGATGGAGGACCTCATGCGGCGGGGGGACGACGTGAAGGGAATCGTCCTCACCGGGCATGGGGACCGGTTCTTCTCGGCGGGAGGAGACGTCAAGGAGCTGGAAGGACTGACCGTCCGGGGAGGAGTCGCCAGGATCCGCGCGTTTCATGCCGTAATCGGCCTGATGGAGCGGATCGAAGCCCCGGTGGTCTGCGCAGTCAACGGATACGCGGTTGGGGGAGGCGCGGAGCTCTGCCTGTTCTCGGACCACCGGGTCGCGGTTCGATCCGCGCGGTTCGGCCTCCCGGAGGTGAACCACGGGCTTTTGCCGGCGGCGAAGAGCATCCGTCAGGCTGTTCGGGTGCTC
The DNA window shown above is from Deltaproteobacteria bacterium and carries:
- a CDS encoding enoyl-CoA hydratase/isomerase family protein, whose product is MVILTIRRPPANALDNATVMALRRAMEDLMRRGDDVKGIVLTGHGDRFFSAGGDVKELEGLTVRGGVARIRAFHAVIGLMERIEAPVVCAVNGYAVGGGAELCLFSDHRVAVRSARFGLPEVNHGLLPAAKSIRQAVRVLGLRDARRLLYGGDIIDAEEARRIGVVDDIVENREELMRKAIFWVRTVGSKPRALTGPLKWTMLHTAGSTDKELERMTVQDFRRYFGTPEVRERMRSVLGRWKRPRNGPGCRGDSDTGS